The Rhododendron vialii isolate Sample 1 chromosome 3a, ASM3025357v1 nucleotide sequence tCGCATTCAATAACCTCGCACGCATACCATCCCTCCTCGCTCCCttcaatttctagggttttgtctTCTATTGTCTCTGTTTCTCAATCCGAAATACAACCTACATTTTGCAGATTCGCTCTTGCATTTGATTTCTTCGTACATGCTTTGAGGGCTTTTCGGCATTCGAGCTCAAGAATTAGGTACGCGTTCGTCGATAAACGTTTGAAAATAATGTTCGTGTTTAGATTATGTTGGAAATTTGGGTTGTGTATTTGGTTATGTGGGATTCATTTTCGCGGCTCACGGCTTATTTATTTTACCACTTTGTACCTTCTCCTTAATTTGAAATCGGGGGTAGGGTAAGAATAAATTATTACTTGATGCTTTTGATAGAAAGGGTGGGATGACTATATATGTTTGTCTTTTTACCAATTTTCCATGTGTGGAATGTGCGAAGTTGAATCTAATCAGGCTtccctttttgccttttttgaCCAAATGGGGTAAATTTGGCTAATCTCTTAGCTGGGTTCATTGAAAAGCTCAATTCAGATGGCAGGAATAAAacgagaaatatttttttttcaacggtaaggggtgtccagcttacgcgcaTCCCAACTAATTTCCTTCCTCGATCAAAGGCCTGGATGGGTTGATAGAAAAGCTCAATTCAGAAGGCGAGAATAAAAcgagaatctttttttttttcccgatggTAAGGGGTGTCTAGCTTACCTGCATCCCAACTAATTCCCTCCCCGGTCCGATCAAAGACAGGCCATCTAGGCCGGGAAGAAAGGATTTTTGGAAGAAATTGCTTTATCGCGGCCTGACCCAAGAATGAGAATTTCATGACTACGAATTAGGTATCCAATAATATATGCCTAAAGTAACTCTATTCAAATGTCTGGATTAATTCAAGAATCTTATTTTAGTAAATACTTTGTTAGAAATATAATTATTCATCGCTTTCTTTTTAATGGATTCAGCTAAAACCTTAAATTACTAAGGCGAGAGTGGGATAAGATTCCTACTTAGTTTGGATAATTGTTTGGGATTGGTATGTTTCATCTTCATCGGTTCTGTTTCGACCCTTTTTTTCCCAACCGCAAGACCACTCCTGTTTTCTTGATTATGATTTATCTGCCACAAAGCTACGTTTGAATGAGTTGATGGTGATAACTAATTAGGTCACTGTTTTCATCTTCAATTTATCGACTTCTTTTTTAATGGGTTTATTTGTCAGCtactatttttctttaatatagAATCAAAGGATTGTCTATCTTGTGAGGGTCCTAATTGCTCCCACTGTGCGAGTCAGATATTTGAAACAAGAGTAAAAAGTTCATTGGTTTTATTACAGATGGTCtccaaaattgaaaagttttttttttgttttgataagtaTCAAAATTTGAGAAGTTGTACTTTTCATAGACTTGTTGTCTCCAAATATTTCTGGCTTATGATGGTGATGCAGAGGAACCCcattgtggaaaaaaaattccctttctTTTATTCACTCTATTTGCTATCCATTAACATAGTGTAGGAAAATGTGTGTTCATAAATTTGTGGTTCCTATGGGATGTTGGATTAGCAACAGAAGTATGGTAGTGTCTTAAATTAAAATCTTCCTAAGActatttgcttctttttttgtattttgaaatCATAGGATCTTTCATTGCTGCAAGTATTCTACTCCGCATAACTTATCTACTCTTATCATACAGCTCTGtttaactttattttcttaatcACATATCTGTGCAATGAGTTTTCGTTTCTGTATCTGAAAGTGACTCTAACTGGTATAAATCGTAGATTTTCAATCCCATGATGCATGCCACGATGAATTATATCTAGCTTATCATAGACCATATTAGGTGAAGATTGGTCGGTGATGTAGCTTGacaagacaataagtagaaatccAATGGTAATGGTTGTCATAATCGCAAGTTCCCAGCCATCATCATTGATGAACCTTTTCTCTCGATCTTTATCTTTCACCGTTACGTGGTCATAAGCAGTGTGACACATTTATGATGCGAATGTCTGGGGTGGCGATGATTCATTTCCACATGAATTCAAATTTGGCATTCTCAAGCCTCTTTTTGGGACGGATTTATGTGATGAGGAGAAGACTGGATGACTAAATGAGAGAGCGTACAGCACGAGACGTCATGACAGTAGAAACATCTTTTCCATCCCTTCATATCAGCAAAAGATTCAAATAATTTTGTGCCTATCTAGACTATGGATACTGTTCTTGTGGTAATCACTAGTTGGGTCCCAAAGGAAGAGTGATATTTCCAAATTTTGTTGTCAGCTTATGTTGGTTTTTGTTCTGAAATATTAATACATTTCCGGGTTTTTGAACTATGGCCGTACCATGGCTCACAAGTAATTGCTCCAATGCTTTCTTTTGCAGAAATCCTTCTGTTGCTTGGTTTCAACACAATTGGCTAGTTAGATGAAGATTTACAAGTAAGACTGAACTATGGCTCTGTATGACATCTATTCCATTTTCTTTAACCTATCTAGATTCTTCAATTTGACATGGCCTGTATCATTAGTTTTCAGGATTCTTCTGCTTGATGGATCGCTCTCCAACAGCCAATGACAAGAAAACTCTGAAGAGGTGGTTTTTTATTGACAAGAGGGTTGGTTAAAGTTCTTTTTCTCAAGTTGGCTCTGGAAATCAATTCCTTTGCCGTTGATTGAACCAAGTTGAAACCGTTAGATAGTTTTCAAATTGATATCTTCCTCAACAAGCCGGACTCGATGGACATGAAATCTAATCACAATGCTCCTGTTCTCGCTGATCCTCCACCCATGACCTTGACCAAGTCAAGACTGGGCATCCATTCTAGCCTTTACCCGCCCCCTGGTGTAGTTTTTTCTCACAATCTTTTCCTATCAATCCCAAGGAGGAAACCTCATATAGTCGATGATGTGCGGTCCAGCTCTTGGCTGGATGCGATGAAATCCTCATCTCCTACCCACAGGAAGAAAGCTAAAGAATCTAGCACTGAGCTGGCATCAACTGATACTGATTTTTATCACAGCTGGATGGTAAGTTTTCCCTCCATGTTTGGTAAATGTTTAGATGCTTGCTTATATGAAATATTTAGACCAATTATTTGTCCACCAATTGTGGTGCTGCAGCTGAAGTATCCCTCAGCACTTACATCTTTTGAGCAAATTACAAATTACGGGAAGGGCAAGAGGATTGCATTGTTTTTGGACTATGACGGGACTCTTTCCCCTATCGTAGACAACCCAGACCATGCCTTTATGTCTGATACTGTGAGAATCTATTCTTCTAACTTTGTTCAACTTGTAAAAACACATTAGCAATACATTCATATGTTTGATGCTTTGTAACTTGGTCACAGATGCGTGATGCTGTGAGGAATGTTGCAAACTATTTCCCAACAGCAATCATTAGCGGCAGAAGCCGTGACAAGGTAAGGTTATCTGTTTCAATACTAACGTCTTGGTGTCATTTGAATGGCTTCTGTTGCAGTAATACGCTCATTTTTGTGTGCATGTTTGTGTCAGTGCGTGTGTGTGCATATATGCTCAGCTATATTCTTGGGTTATCTTTGATCTGTACTGAACTTTGGGCTGCTCTCCCGTGCGTGCAGGTGTATGATTTTGTTGGACTAACAGAACTCTACTATGCTGGAAGTCATGGGATGGACATTGTGGGCCCTGTTCGGCCTATGTCGAATGACCATCTAAACTGTATTAGGTCCACTGACAAGCAGGTAATTGGCTTGGACTCCTGTCTTTCTTGCACACTTATATTCCCCTTCAACCATCTGTTTCTCTttaaactattattttttttgggtttcatgACCTTTTGTTCTTGTGTTCATAGGGTAAAGAAGTTAACCTATTCCAGCCTGCTAGTAAATTCTTACCTATGATCGAGGAGGTGGGTAACCTTCATATTGCACTCATATAGTCCACAATACTTTATACTAGCATATGAGGTTTGGTTTTTCTGTCTACATTCAAAAAATGTTCTGATTTACCATGCTTGATCAGGTTTTTAGATCCCTTGTCGAGTCGACTAAGGACATTAAAGGAGCAAATGTGGAGAACAACAAGTTTTGTGTCTCTGTGCACTATCGTAATGTGGATGAGAAGGTAAGGGTTTCTATACACACCAGAGTGGAATCAGACATTTCAAGAGCACTTCTTTTTTCCACAGCAACCATGGATCTTGTATTTATGTTCTTCGAATTCTTGCAgtattggacaataattgcacTATGTGTCCAGAAAACACTAAAAGACTACCCTCATCTGCGATTGACACATGGGCGGAAGGTTTGTCTAAAGAAAGCTAGCAGACTCATTTAATTTCAACGTTGATTACTCTTGCCTCTTTTTCCTACTAAAATTTTGCCCTGATTGTCACTATTTCAGGTTTTAGAGGTTCGGCCTGTGCTCAATTGGGATAAGGGTAAAGCCGTCGAGTTCTTACTTGAATCACTGGGTAAGTAACTAACTGGCTTTCTCTGTCGGTTTACGGGGAATGATGATATCTATTTCCAGTAATTGAACAACAAATGAATTTTTATGTAGGCTTAAGTAACTGTGATGATGTGCTCCCAATTTATGTTGGAGATGATCGGACTGATGAAGATGCATTTAAGGTAAAGCTGGACTAACCCCAAATACCATCATCAGTTTTTGGGTCGGATAATCACATAGGCCATTCTTTTTTAAACATCTAACAAACCAGTATATGATTGCCTATTTACCAGGTTCTGAGAGAGGGAAATCGTGGTTATGGAATCTTGGTGTCATCTTTCCCCAAGGAAAGCAATGCATTTTACTCGCTCAGGGACACATCAGAGGTACTAATTATTTTTCATGACTGAAAGATGGTTCAATGTGGGATTTTGGAATGGAACTCGTGAAGTTCCAAATCTGGGGAAACTGGTGTggcttcttttgtttttatacaatggttttccccgaaagaaaaggaaaagaaaaacgcATCGAGTGTTTGTTTCTTCATCTCGGATGAAAGCCATTTAACAGTGTGTTGCCATGGGACTAGTAAGTTCATATTTCACACAGGGCAGCATTCTGACTGCCctttttaacaattttattCACACTTACAATTTGAGGCAGAACTCTTCCCTTATGTTTGTCCGTTCTAATAGAAAAAAGCATTGAGTGTTTGTTTCTTCATCTCGGATGAAAGCCATTTAACAGTGTGTTGTCATGGGACTAGTAGTTCATATTTCACATGGGGCAGCATTCTGACTGCCctttttaacaattttatttCACACTTATGATTCAAGGCAGAACTCTGCCTTTATGTTTGTCTGTTCTTTTCCCATTTCCAATTTGTAGTCGGGAGATTtctattatttatatttatgcAGGTCCTGGAGTTTCTCAAGTCACTGGTAGGATGGAAGAAGTTATAAATACAATACAAGGAAGACTATACTCTGATTTAGCAAGTAGGACAATACATGTTTTGGTCTATACTAAATTACAGAGGCTCCAACTGCAGAAGTGCATCCGagagtttcttttcttttttttcccctctctgTAAATCCTGCTGGGAGTTTATCCTTACACCATGCCAAATCATTCGAATTCCTTTTTTCTTAACCCTAGTTTTGGTCGCGGTGGTATGTAAAGAAATGCACTCATTCGttaattgattattttaaagcaaatttTGCATATTATATATAGTATCTTGATCCCCTTTCTGTGAGAGATGGTACTTGTGTTGGATCATACATCTAGTGGCAAAATGGAGAGTTGACTGGAACAATTCTGCAATCCATTGTGGCATTGTCCATGGATCTAGTCAGAGTTGCCTGTCTTCTTTCTGTATTCTTTCCTCCTGGGCAGAAACTATCATCTGCTATATTTTAGATCACCAAAGATCTAGCAGAACGTAGGATTAGATCTACAATCATGTGGAAAATATGGAAGTTTCACTTCCTTACCTTGAATGGATGCAACAAAGAAGGGGGAAAAGAAGGAGATAGAAAAGAGATCGTGAGCGTAACGTTACTATCTTGCCATGAGATTTAAGGGTTTGCTCATTTCTAAAGTTTGTTTGATTCCTCTAGTCAGTAACTCTTGGAGTCACCTTACACACGTCTGTGAAGGATTGTAGGGATTAAtccgaggtgcgcgtaagctggctcGGGAAAACATCGCATCATCATTAAGCAAATAGCTACAAATTGTTTGGTCGGCCATTATTGTCTCGAACGGAATCTTGAATGTTTATATCTGACGTccacatgttttttgtttttggatggaaaaagAAGATGACCCCCAAATCCTTGCTGAGTCAGTAGTGAGGGTGTTTTGTCAAGTTCTAGACTTTAGAAAGTTGGTTCACGCCTTTAGAAGTTTGTTTTGGCCTAAATATTTAATTTGACACAAGATTTGTCCCCAAAAAGATTGGGGGAAAACGTGAGGCAGGGCCGGTTTGGGGCCATTCAATCATGTTGCTCTGTTGAGATAATATTCAAGTTTTCTATGGCGCACATCAGGGTTGGGGACCATCTAATATTGTGTAcaccctccatcccaatttgtttgtcatGTCCCTCCCAAAAAGTGTCACTTTCGGTCTACTCAGATAGAAAAGTAAAGCTCATGTGGAAGCTTCGTTCACAAGTGGGGTTCGAGATTAGGAAGGTCCCCCAATGGAGACAATTCCAAAAATACTGGATCGCTGTCCGGGAGCCATAGCTCACTTCGCCGTTTTCGATTTCCCATAGAACCTCCGGAGCTTTCCTGGCCACtataattttggttttttatctTCTTTGTCTGAAAATAGGTTTGATTTGCGGCTTGGTGAGTAGTTAGCTCCTTTGGAGTGCCTTTGAGTTGTCAGGGAGGGCTTATGATTTTGAGATCAGACTAGCCAATTGACTTTTGTCCTGCTGGACCGGGATGGAGCTTTTCACTCTCCCGTTATTCCATCAACTTTTTAAACATGTTTTATAGCGGGATAAAACCCATTCAATCTTTACTTTACCTTCCGTTGGGACCCTTTGTGCCGTCTGGCACTAttgactgtccaatttcaaaattaatagaTCAGATTATGTAAATCTCCAAATCAATGGATCAGATTtggtttccttaataagttggaaacccgagattggacaaataaatcgggACGGAAGGGATatgttttagtgttgtttgagAAAATGGAGTTTTAGATTAGTATTTGCTAATTgttattcttgttttttcttctttttgggtgcTTGAACCACACCTAGATATCTCGTAACTTACGAGAAAAAAAGTTTAAGTAATTTTATCAAAAATACATCGAATTTTTAGGTTTCGTTTTGCGATCCGAACAATCTTGGAATGGATGGAGTAATAGATAGAAATGCGTCATTGGTTTCCTCCCTAGCTAGATTTAGCTAATTTGCTTATGGTTATATTTTCTAAAGTTCAGTGCGGATTTTTGCTTTTAGTAATCCCTTTCCCCTCCTTGTTGAGGGTGTTCATATACTCTTTCAGCTGAGTTTCTGATTTTGTAATAATTtccattctaaaaaaaaaaggatagaaAGTGAGCCACGAAGAGAGAGTAGGAAATAggaaatgattaaaaaaataaaaataaaaattgtccaTTTATTACTGTATCTGTGAAAGAGCGACAATAAGAATTTGGACCCAGTAAACACGGTGCAAGTAAATTTCCATGTGGAATGAAATAATAGTGCAGTATAAAAAGAAATTCCGATTGAATCTGGTCAACTACTGCTTCATATGACAAATCGAAATCCAATAGGACCGTAGTATGTTTAAAAATGAGATCCActaacactttttaaaaaagtgcGGTTTTgcccttatttaaatttttttcacgtttgttcgttttgcgccaattttttttgactttttgatttgtctcgttgaaacgaatcggaaaagtaaaaaaaaaaatacttttacccaaatattttgaataaaatgccACTTTTAAgtagaaaaggtaaaaaaaaagttgactttttttacttaaaagtggtccttattcaaaatattttgatagaagtaaaaaaaatttacttttccgattcatctcgttgagacgaatcaaaaagtcaaaaaaatttgacgcaaaataaacaaatgcaaaaaaaaaaatcaaataaggacaaacCTAATTCCACCGTCCAGGGGCCTTGAAAGGTCTATTGAGATGTCGCCTAGGAAGGGAAAAGGGAAAGTAATTGTAATTGTGATTTTCTGTATCAAAACGTGAGGCCACGAAAAGCCCATGAAAACTTTTGGGaatattttttctcaatttctttttcaCGGACCACAGActcaaaaacaaatcaaaagagaccaaaaaaaaaaaaaaaagggctctGCGGCCTTCGATTGTCATCAGATGATTCACGTGTAAAGATTGTTTTGCAATTAATAATCCTTTCAAAATTATTGATCGctgacaataattttaatttgagtaaaaatattttcttggttTGAGCTCTCTAGTGAGAAATTCACATCTAACCATaaagttttgaaacttttttttttctttcttttttttttatatcaaccGTCAAGCATCACATATCATTAAAAAAGACCCACCGGCATTTACAAAAGAATCTAACCAAAGCTATAGAGAATACAAATAATGTGCATCCCTGCCAACAAGTATAGAAATTACATCAAAAGGCTATCTAATTACTTCTAACAAGACACAACACACACTGCACAAGCGGAACCGTTTAATTATTTCTATCAAGACACAACGCATACTGCACAAGCGAAACAGACACTTCGTGTCAGTCAATAGACAGTCAACAACAGCGCCGAAGAGATCAAATTACCTTGTGATGATCAAATTGCCACGTATTCTTCCAGTGTTTAGGGGGACCAGGACCCGGTTGATCGGATCTCTTATCGTGCAATAAACGTTGAGTTCTACAATTTTCAATTGTCACGCATGGGAGTATGGGATTTCCGatgttaaaataaaaatacttatttattaTTTAATACGCATGGTACTTTCGGTGCCTTGAGAAGTAGGAGTATCATTTGCGTAAATTTCATAGTTTGACTTTTTGAAAACAACgtgctcaaaaatattaagcttTACGAAATAgattattctctcataatacatcacttttaagtcagaaaataagtgcttatttaaaaaataaatactcattTTCCTTAGCAGAACGAGGCCACTGCTAGATAGACATGGACTTCTAGCTCAATGGTCTCGTAATGGCGTGTATGTGCTAGGAGGTTCTAGGTTTGCGTTGATAGAGCAGTGTCGACGCCCAttactttgaaattttttttttttttgccatattgTATAGTTAGCGGGGGCTAGTGAGGTGATAGGTTATCACAAGGGGGTCCTCATAGCCCTGCCCCCTGTGGGACTCGAACCCTAATCACTACTTGGGAAGGAAGTGAGCAATCCACTTCACTAGAAATTGTTCTCTTACTTTGTAATTCACTAACAATATTTGTGgcaaaacaaatacaaagaagaaaaagaaaaacttgatgGACATATggccttaattaattaaaaagaaggAACCAGAAGGGTTTCACCGAGTGGGCACgagaaaacaaataataacTTGTCATTCGTAAGATCGCATGTTTGTTTTTCACAGAAcccaaatatttcaaaccttaGGATCACTGAAGAGTTTTTTCCGGCGACTAACTTTTAAGACCCCAAAATTAGTTGGAGTGCTCGTAAGCTGACCCGGAtacggacgcgggggctctgctgcccagggtgggcagcagcccctgcccacactcacacacggcaccgtttcatcaaagaaaaaaaaaactcttccgcttgcaatcctatggagcagaaacgtgattatgagagccttagagttaaaatttaattatgtctctttagaataatatgatcagaataataagatcttcatgtcaattcaaacggattgaaaattggagcacttaattttttaatcatattttttaatatataaactgtctaaaaaaattaagtgtgccactttttaattcgtttgaacaagtacgaatatcttattattctaatcatattattttaaagagatataattaacttttgtctataggactctcataatcacgtttctgatctacatgatcctaaataaagagcagatacttaattatgagagtcctagagacaaaaattaattatgatgctttagaataatataattagaataataagatattcgtacttgttcaaacgaattaaaaagtggcacacttaattttttagaccgtttatatattaaaaaatatgattaaaaaattaagtgctccaattttcaatccgtttgaattgacatgaagatcttattattctgatcatattattctaaagagacataattaaattttaactctaaagctctcataatcacatttctgtTCCATAgaattgcaagcggaagagtttattttttttttccatttgatAAAATGGTGCAGTGTGTGAGTGTGagtaggggctgctgcccacccctgggcagcagagcccccgcgtcccccGGATACATATGGCTGGATTCTTGAAAACAGTACAAATGTAGCAAGTTCACAATTTAATGAGGACCGCAGAGTACAGCTACTATATACATACCAATGAATGCGTCCTATGGGCATATGTGGGCCAATATTTAATacgtatgttttttttgttaattttattcGAGTAGAAAAAATCAAAGTGCGAAATCACTTTTCACAGAATGTAAAGTAGGAGTAATTCTTAAAGTTTTTGATAAGCACCGGAGAATGTAATGTAGAGTGCGCTAGtgtctagttttagttcaatTTAATTGATAATTAGTTGTTATTAACAatgtttgcttgtagagtgtgctggttttgttttgtaggagAATCATCAAATAAAAGAGCTTTAAGGCCTAAGGCATGTCATGGCCTGAAGATGACCTAACAGCCAAGGCAGAGCCAAGGCAAGGCGAGACCAAGGCCAAGGCAAAGCAAGACCAAGGCCAAGGCCAAGGCAAGATCAAAGCAGTGAGCAAGGCCAATTGCTGGAGTTATcaacctcggcatcgatgggataaaccacgttacatcgatgccgagccttTTAGCACCAGTTCTCTATctacctcggcatcgatgggaagtaatgcgttacatcgatgccgaagacCTTAGCACTGCAGCTTAACCCtattgccatcgatgccgagggcccTAGGGGCGAATCTCGCGGTATATTCTGCGAGTGGATCTCCGGAGTAAAAAGGAttgtgacatcattttgtaaaaGAGACAAGTATAATAGATTGAGTAGTACAACTTTTAGATCTATaatagattttgaatctttttgcattgttcttgagtgttcttcattttcagctttgaatattttaatttctgcctctatttgttagtttttgatattgtcgctttaattaaagttgttgctttactcccgatctatcttaatctctaatttatttcaagtcttgttatttcattatgttaagtagattttcgcttgctcctatctcaatagatatgtgcgagtagtttaccaaggttaggtcatggggtgattaacacctcatggctcaagtagaattgcgtttttcaccataaagtttaaacctttggtttcgatcattgacatggggttcgggtttatttgtcaaatcgctaaagtgttaatctccttgatcatgtgtaggtaggagcatcgcctacctaccacacatgatacttggagct carries:
- the LOC131319381 gene encoding probable trehalose-phosphate phosphatase F, encoding MDMKSNHNAPVLADPPPMTLTKSRLGIHSSLYPPPGVVFSHNLFLSIPRRKPHIVDDVRSSSWLDAMKSSSPTHRKKAKESSTELASTDTDFYHSWMLKYPSALTSFEQITNYGKGKRIALFLDYDGTLSPIVDNPDHAFMSDTMRDAVRNVANYFPTAIISGRSRDKVYDFVGLTELYYAGSHGMDIVGPVRPMSNDHLNCIRSTDKQGKEVNLFQPASKFLPMIEEVFRSLVESTKDIKGANVENNKFCVSVHYRNVDEKYWTIIALCVQKTLKDYPHLRLTHGRKVLEVRPVLNWDKGKAVEFLLESLGLSNCDDVLPIYVGDDRTDEDAFKVLREGNRGYGILVSSFPKESNAFYSLRDTSEVLEFLKSLVGWKKL